The following are encoded together in the Drosophila sechellia strain sech25 chromosome 3R, ASM438219v1, whole genome shotgun sequence genome:
- the LOC6613811 gene encoding uncharacterized protein LOC6613811 has protein sequence MKVQLALTSLLVISCGLALAYDGDGQPGCKTQAELDIAVFRNNWDATSYWKCETLNKPAIEIKCPSETGFMDSLKNCVNWEEWEWEKPVEPLSEADQ, from the coding sequence ATGAAGGTTCAGCTCGCTCTAACCTCCCTACTCGTGATTTCGTGCGGCCTTGCCCTTGCCTATGATGGTGACGGACAGCCGGGTTGCAAGACCCAAGCCGAGCTAGACATTGCAGTTTTCCGCAACAATTGGGATGCCACATCGTACTGGAAGTGTGAGACACTTAACAAGCCAGCCATTGAAATTAAGTGTCCCAGCGAAACAGGATTCATGGATAGTCTCAAGAACTGCGTCAACTGGgaggaatgggaatgggagaAACCAGTGGAGCCCCTTAGCGAAGCGGATCAGTGA
- the LOC6613809 gene encoding zinc finger matrin-type protein CG9776 isoform X1: MDEDSASIQLGDRRLCNAVDHDLPPGPPGVDEKSGNENCEPRSSGSGKRGKSNSRRRSTSRGRSDSRNTSPSNTRRRHSVSRSLTPPRRRYDSPDYGRYSRRRFDRDRRRSPERRRSPPRRGRRYGRSRSRSMSPRRGGRWSPKKKPSSPPVPPPHVGPHPQMTPGYGAMAAHIYGSYVAPPDVYGHQYGMPPGSFPPQGPGYGIPGPPPDQSSFGSGYGPPPTSAWGVNEYGQQVWINQPISGVPPSTSDSLIQPQKARETLSDKQIGEEQTVPALEGAGLTPQDAVAQEAEKQKDELKKQRANYVKKVTLLKKEMKVLKDQREDLAAGDAPPSPTTKNFIEENDRLQMQIKKKLDTIENVIDMLNGIIGYEDVDDEPSKQKSHGKAQPEQQDSRSHSSSESSADSSESSSSSSTASDSSSDNEDGEETGGAVGSPTNRLKHRAIKSMKSKQLYGETKTVPTQAQNYNFVFFDPEQHWCESCGVFPKSARDYLKHLHAEEHMNRETIETPWHVGIDHDPFPTFENAPAKRVPVRGMQFLVPANAWFCKLCSVWIGDLHCASAHLKSRLHSNKYQQYLNQNPNYEMEWQTNRERAMNQQKDHDDAKNKKTKKDEDKASKKRKKKSGDKKKKKRKHGKKSKRSTIDANSTSSSSGSSSSEEDNGQQPKKGRTEQQPISQSEKSINAASIRVAMRKQESTPTNVKPEVPCQPVVPPPPPIIKDSTVPSGRGKWTSASVEDQNKDQKNRDDTMLKQWNNVQPVISESEKKLLEQLKGRLKDKGARDQNNHKVEPTEANDEKLRRGGGRHSRSRSKRRSYSRSLSGQERYRRERERDRDRGRRRRSRSRGRHFSRSPIRSSRRSRSREGRSRRSRSRSIERVERPVVKHSEFRPRTVPERKQTDIKRDKKDAESKSKSSKPSNNTLPGGKKLPFIGKMPVFKKQSVPASSYDASAVYTNGCLEAPPPPPPPLGGATSQVALRQQAPTAAQIQMAMMEDAFGNAPPFHPDAGMMVDYDELMPDPVQFANLMTSCPPPPPPGEGSEGDAHGPEDGDQHDNENHEDVLPPGIDEAESDLVPQPLDTAAQSRDGELPKDLVEALDIIFPSDGAILEASNGNSEKQEDVTITTIVEDDAVLSVIHLQDLAKEGIHLVTINETEVSKKSPIETSEKNEKLQDLNGKSDAGVNIKLIVAEDIPMPNSPPAEPPFDDETKSKAIQKQADISEIPQPAVSPSDSEKLRRQSELDELAMLGIDSSDMAAQYAL; encoded by the exons ATGGACGAAGACTCAGCTTCGATACAGCTGGGGGATAGGCGTCTCTGTAACGCGGTCGATCATGATCTGCCCCCAGGGCCACCCGGCGTCGACGAGAAAAGCGGAAACGAGAACTGCGAGCCCAGGAGCAGTGGGTCCGGAAAGCGTGGCAAGTCGAATTCCAGGCGCCGTTCCACATCCCGTGGTCGGTCGGATTCTCGCAACACCTCGCCGTCAAACACTCGCCGAAGGCATTCCGTGTCCCGCTCCCTGACTCCACCGCGTCGTCGGTACGATTCGCCCGATTATGGGCGGTACTCCCGACGCCGCTTTGATCGTGATCGGCGACGCTCCCCCGAACGCCGGCGCTCTCCGCCACGTCGGGGACGCCGGTACGGACGATCCCGGTCTCGCAGCATGTCGCCCCGACGGGGAGGTCGCTGgtcgccaaaaaaaaaaccgtcGTCGCCGCCAGTGCCCCCTCCGCATGTAGGACCACATCCTCAAATGACCCCTGGCTATGGAGCTATGGCCGCACATATCTACGGATCATACGTCGCTCCACCAGATGTCTACGGTCACCAATATGGAATGCCGCCTGGCTCGTTTCCACCTCAGGGACCGGGGTACGGTATTCCAGGTCCTCCGCCTGACCAAAGCTCTTTTGGCTCTGGCTATGGTCCGCCTCCCACAAGTGCATGGGGCGTAAACG AGTACGGTCAGCAGGTTTGGATTAACCAGCCTATTTCTGGGGTCCCGCCATCCACTTCAGACTCCCTGATCCAGCCGCAGAAGGCCCGCGAAACTCTCTCTGACAAGCAAATAGGCGAGGAGCAGACGGTGCCAGCGCTTGAAGGCGCAGGTTTGACGCCTCAGGATG CTGTGGCCCAAGAAGCGGAGAAACAAAAGGACGAGCTCAAGAAACAGCGGGCAAACTACGTCAAAAAGGTAACGCTGCTCAAGAAGGAAATGAAAGTACTTAAGGACCAGCGCGAGGACCTGGCAGCAGGCGATGCCCCACCCTCACCAACCACAAAGAATTTCATCGAAGAAAACGACCGCCTGCAG ATGCAAATTAAGAAGAAACTCGACACAATTGAAAACGTTATAGATATGCTGAACGGAATAATTGGCTACGAAGATGTTGATGATGAACCGTCTAAGCAAAAGTCCCATGGCAAGGCTCAGCCGGAACAACAGGATAGCCGTTCGCACTCCTCCAGTGAGAGTTCCGCAGATAGCTCGGAATCCAGCTCATCATCTAGTACTGCCTCCGATTCGTCATCCGATAACGAGGACGGAGAAGAGACAGGCGGCGCCGTAGGTAGTCCAACCAATCGACTAAAGCACCGCGCCATAAAATCGATGAAGTCGAAGCAGCTTTATGGTGAAACGAAGACAGTGCCAACCCAAGCACAAAATtacaattttgtgtttttcgaTCCCGAGCAGCATTGGTGCGAGAGCTGTGGAGTTTTCCCAAAGTCTGCTCGAGACTATTTAAAGCATTTGCATGCCGAGGAACACATGAATCGAGAGACCATTGAAACTCCGTGGCATGTGGGTATTGACCACGATCCCTTTCCCACATTCGAAAACGCACCTGCGAAGCGCGTCCCCGTGAGGGGCATGCAATTTCTGGTGCCGGCTAACGCTTGGTTTTGCAAGCTCTGCAGTGTTTGGATTGGAGACTTGCACTGCGCTTCTGCTCATCTCAAGTCTAGGCTTCACTCCAATAAGTATCAG CAATATTTAAATCAGAACCCCAACTATGAAATGGAGTGGCAAACAAACCGTGAGCGGGCCATGAATCAACAGAAAGACCACGATGATGCCAAGAATAAAAAGACCAAGAAAGACGAGGACAAGGCgtccaaaaaaaggaaaaaaaagag CGGggacaaaaagaaaaagaaacgcaagcaCGGAAAGAAGAGCAAGCGAAGTACAATCGATGCAAACAGCACATCGTCGTCCTCTGGGAGCTCTTCGTCGGAAGAGGATAATGGACAGCAACCAAAGAAAGGTCGTACCGAACAGCAACCAATTAGTCAATCAGAAAAATCGATTAATGCAGCATCAATACGCGTGGCCATGAGAAAGCAGGAAAGCACACCAACAAATGTGAAGCCGGAAGTGCCTTGTCAGCCTGTGgtgccgccaccgccaccgatCATAAAGGATTCCACAGTTCCTTCAGGACGGGGTAAATGGACTTCTGCCAGTGTCGAAGACCAAAATAAGGATCAAAAGAATCGGGATGATACCATGCTCAAGCAATGGAATAATGTGCAGCCTGTTATAAGTGAGAGTGAAAAAAAGTTGTTGGAGCAGCTTAAAGGAAGGCTGAAGGACAAAGGAGCCCGCGACCAGAACAACCACAAAGTAGAACCAACAGAAGCAAATGATGAAAAGTTAAGGCGGGGTGGAGGACGTCATTCTCGTTCACGTTCTAAGCGGCGCAGCTACTCTCGAAGCCTAAGTGGACAGGAACGATATCGGCGGGAACGTGAGCGAGATAGAGACCGTGGTCGCAGGCGTCGCTCACGCAGTCGTGGCCGACACTTCTCTCGTTCGCCCATAAGATCCAGCCGGAGAAGTCGATCCCGTGAGGGCCGAAGTCGACGTAGTCGTAGTCGCTCTATTGAACGGGTAGAGCGTCCCGTGGTCAAGCATTCCGAGTTTCGGCCCCGTACTGTGCCGGAACGCAAGCAAACTGATATAAAGCGCGACAAGAAGGATGCAGAAAGCAAGTCAAAGTCATCCAAGCCCAGTAACAATACCTTGCCTGGAGGCAAAAAGCTACCTTTCATCGGTAAGATGCCAGTATTTAAAAAGCAGTCTGTTCCAGCTTCCAGCTACGATGCTTCTGCTGTCTACACCAATGGCTGTTTGGAGGCACCACCTCCACCGCCACCTCCGTTGGGTGGAGCGACGAGTCAGGTAGCTCTGCGTCAACAAGCACCGACAGCTGCGCAGATTCAGATGGCAATGATGGAAGATGCTTTTGGCAATGCTCCCCCATTTCATCCAGATGCGGGTATGATGGTAGATTACGATGAGCTAATGCCAGATCCCGTCCAGTTCGCCAATTTAATGACGAGCTGcccacctcctccgccgcctgGAGAAGGCTCTGAAGGTGACGCTCATGGCCCTGAGGATGGCGATCAGCATGACAACGAAAACCACGAGGACGTATTGCCCCCAGGCATTGATGAAGCTGAATCTGACCTGGTACCGCAACCGTTAGACACTGCGGCACAATCCCGCGACGGGGAACTCCCAAAGGACCTGGTCGAAGCGCTTGACATAATATTCCCCAGCGACGGAGCGATTCTGGAGGCATCAAATGGAAACAGTGAAAAGCAGGAAGATGTGACTATCACCACCATTGTTGAGGATGACGCTGTGCTCAGTGTGATTCATCTTCAAGATTTAGCTAAAGAGGGTATTCACCTTGTAACTATTAATGAAACAGAGGTCTCTAAAAAGTCACCTATTGAAACATCGGAGAAGAATGAAAAGTTACAGGATTTAAATGGCAAATCTGACGCCGGAGTAAACATAAAACTGATTGTCGCAGAGGATATCCCAATGCCGAATTCGCCTCCAGCTGAGCCGCCATTTGACGATGAGACGAAAAGCAAGGCCATCCAGAAGCAAGCTGATATCTCAGAAATACCACAGCCGGCTGTATCGCCTTCGGACAGTGAGAAGCTTCGTCGTCAGTCGGAGCTTGACGAGTTGGCTATGCTGGGAATCGACAGCAGTGACATGGCGGCACAGT ATGCTCTGTAA
- the LOC6613809 gene encoding zinc finger matrin-type protein CG9776 isoform X2 yields the protein MQCFRFCVAVVETNNYANLDDRRPNWLFTQRGLAEQAITATASESVAQEAEKQKDELKKQRANYVKKVTLLKKEMKVLKDQREDLAAGDAPPSPTTKNFIEENDRLQMQIKKKLDTIENVIDMLNGIIGYEDVDDEPSKQKSHGKAQPEQQDSRSHSSSESSADSSESSSSSSTASDSSSDNEDGEETGGAVGSPTNRLKHRAIKSMKSKQLYGETKTVPTQAQNYNFVFFDPEQHWCESCGVFPKSARDYLKHLHAEEHMNRETIETPWHVGIDHDPFPTFENAPAKRVPVRGMQFLVPANAWFCKLCSVWIGDLHCASAHLKSRLHSNKYQQYLNQNPNYEMEWQTNRERAMNQQKDHDDAKNKKTKKDEDKASKKRKKKSGDKKKKKRKHGKKSKRSTIDANSTSSSSGSSSSEEDNGQQPKKGRTEQQPISQSEKSINAASIRVAMRKQESTPTNVKPEVPCQPVVPPPPPIIKDSTVPSGRGKWTSASVEDQNKDQKNRDDTMLKQWNNVQPVISESEKKLLEQLKGRLKDKGARDQNNHKVEPTEANDEKLRRGGGRHSRSRSKRRSYSRSLSGQERYRRERERDRDRGRRRRSRSRGRHFSRSPIRSSRRSRSREGRSRRSRSRSIERVERPVVKHSEFRPRTVPERKQTDIKRDKKDAESKSKSSKPSNNTLPGGKKLPFIGKMPVFKKQSVPASSYDASAVYTNGCLEAPPPPPPPLGGATSQVALRQQAPTAAQIQMAMMEDAFGNAPPFHPDAGMMVDYDELMPDPVQFANLMTSCPPPPPPGEGSEGDAHGPEDGDQHDNENHEDVLPPGIDEAESDLVPQPLDTAAQSRDGELPKDLVEALDIIFPSDGAILEASNGNSEKQEDVTITTIVEDDAVLSVIHLQDLAKEGIHLVTINETEVSKKSPIETSEKNEKLQDLNGKSDAGVNIKLIVAEDIPMPNSPPAEPPFDDETKSKAIQKQADISEIPQPAVSPSDSEKLRRQSELDELAMLGIDSSDMAAQYAL from the exons ATGCAATGTTTCCGTTTTTGTGTGGCAGTAGTCGAAACAAACAATTACGCCAACCTGGACGACCGCCGCCCCAACTGGCTCTTCACTCAACGAGGACTGGCAGAACAAGCAATCACGGCGACTGCATCCGAGT CTGTGGCCCAAGAAGCGGAGAAACAAAAGGACGAGCTCAAGAAACAGCGGGCAAACTACGTCAAAAAGGTAACGCTGCTCAAGAAGGAAATGAAAGTACTTAAGGACCAGCGCGAGGACCTGGCAGCAGGCGATGCCCCACCCTCACCAACCACAAAGAATTTCATCGAAGAAAACGACCGCCTGCAG ATGCAAATTAAGAAGAAACTCGACACAATTGAAAACGTTATAGATATGCTGAACGGAATAATTGGCTACGAAGATGTTGATGATGAACCGTCTAAGCAAAAGTCCCATGGCAAGGCTCAGCCGGAACAACAGGATAGCCGTTCGCACTCCTCCAGTGAGAGTTCCGCAGATAGCTCGGAATCCAGCTCATCATCTAGTACTGCCTCCGATTCGTCATCCGATAACGAGGACGGAGAAGAGACAGGCGGCGCCGTAGGTAGTCCAACCAATCGACTAAAGCACCGCGCCATAAAATCGATGAAGTCGAAGCAGCTTTATGGTGAAACGAAGACAGTGCCAACCCAAGCACAAAATtacaattttgtgtttttcgaTCCCGAGCAGCATTGGTGCGAGAGCTGTGGAGTTTTCCCAAAGTCTGCTCGAGACTATTTAAAGCATTTGCATGCCGAGGAACACATGAATCGAGAGACCATTGAAACTCCGTGGCATGTGGGTATTGACCACGATCCCTTTCCCACATTCGAAAACGCACCTGCGAAGCGCGTCCCCGTGAGGGGCATGCAATTTCTGGTGCCGGCTAACGCTTGGTTTTGCAAGCTCTGCAGTGTTTGGATTGGAGACTTGCACTGCGCTTCTGCTCATCTCAAGTCTAGGCTTCACTCCAATAAGTATCAG CAATATTTAAATCAGAACCCCAACTATGAAATGGAGTGGCAAACAAACCGTGAGCGGGCCATGAATCAACAGAAAGACCACGATGATGCCAAGAATAAAAAGACCAAGAAAGACGAGGACAAGGCgtccaaaaaaaggaaaaaaaagag CGGggacaaaaagaaaaagaaacgcaagcaCGGAAAGAAGAGCAAGCGAAGTACAATCGATGCAAACAGCACATCGTCGTCCTCTGGGAGCTCTTCGTCGGAAGAGGATAATGGACAGCAACCAAAGAAAGGTCGTACCGAACAGCAACCAATTAGTCAATCAGAAAAATCGATTAATGCAGCATCAATACGCGTGGCCATGAGAAAGCAGGAAAGCACACCAACAAATGTGAAGCCGGAAGTGCCTTGTCAGCCTGTGgtgccgccaccgccaccgatCATAAAGGATTCCACAGTTCCTTCAGGACGGGGTAAATGGACTTCTGCCAGTGTCGAAGACCAAAATAAGGATCAAAAGAATCGGGATGATACCATGCTCAAGCAATGGAATAATGTGCAGCCTGTTATAAGTGAGAGTGAAAAAAAGTTGTTGGAGCAGCTTAAAGGAAGGCTGAAGGACAAAGGAGCCCGCGACCAGAACAACCACAAAGTAGAACCAACAGAAGCAAATGATGAAAAGTTAAGGCGGGGTGGAGGACGTCATTCTCGTTCACGTTCTAAGCGGCGCAGCTACTCTCGAAGCCTAAGTGGACAGGAACGATATCGGCGGGAACGTGAGCGAGATAGAGACCGTGGTCGCAGGCGTCGCTCACGCAGTCGTGGCCGACACTTCTCTCGTTCGCCCATAAGATCCAGCCGGAGAAGTCGATCCCGTGAGGGCCGAAGTCGACGTAGTCGTAGTCGCTCTATTGAACGGGTAGAGCGTCCCGTGGTCAAGCATTCCGAGTTTCGGCCCCGTACTGTGCCGGAACGCAAGCAAACTGATATAAAGCGCGACAAGAAGGATGCAGAAAGCAAGTCAAAGTCATCCAAGCCCAGTAACAATACCTTGCCTGGAGGCAAAAAGCTACCTTTCATCGGTAAGATGCCAGTATTTAAAAAGCAGTCTGTTCCAGCTTCCAGCTACGATGCTTCTGCTGTCTACACCAATGGCTGTTTGGAGGCACCACCTCCACCGCCACCTCCGTTGGGTGGAGCGACGAGTCAGGTAGCTCTGCGTCAACAAGCACCGACAGCTGCGCAGATTCAGATGGCAATGATGGAAGATGCTTTTGGCAATGCTCCCCCATTTCATCCAGATGCGGGTATGATGGTAGATTACGATGAGCTAATGCCAGATCCCGTCCAGTTCGCCAATTTAATGACGAGCTGcccacctcctccgccgcctgGAGAAGGCTCTGAAGGTGACGCTCATGGCCCTGAGGATGGCGATCAGCATGACAACGAAAACCACGAGGACGTATTGCCCCCAGGCATTGATGAAGCTGAATCTGACCTGGTACCGCAACCGTTAGACACTGCGGCACAATCCCGCGACGGGGAACTCCCAAAGGACCTGGTCGAAGCGCTTGACATAATATTCCCCAGCGACGGAGCGATTCTGGAGGCATCAAATGGAAACAGTGAAAAGCAGGAAGATGTGACTATCACCACCATTGTTGAGGATGACGCTGTGCTCAGTGTGATTCATCTTCAAGATTTAGCTAAAGAGGGTATTCACCTTGTAACTATTAATGAAACAGAGGTCTCTAAAAAGTCACCTATTGAAACATCGGAGAAGAATGAAAAGTTACAGGATTTAAATGGCAAATCTGACGCCGGAGTAAACATAAAACTGATTGTCGCAGAGGATATCCCAATGCCGAATTCGCCTCCAGCTGAGCCGCCATTTGACGATGAGACGAAAAGCAAGGCCATCCAGAAGCAAGCTGATATCTCAGAAATACCACAGCCGGCTGTATCGCCTTCGGACAGTGAGAAGCTTCGTCGTCAGTCGGAGCTTGACGAGTTGGCTATGCTGGGAATCGACAGCAGTGACATGGCGGCACAGT ATGCTCTGTAA
- the LOC6613809 gene encoding zinc finger matrin-type protein CG9776 isoform X3 — protein MKCTRECISVAQEAEKQKDELKKQRANYVKKVTLLKKEMKVLKDQREDLAAGDAPPSPTTKNFIEENDRLQMQIKKKLDTIENVIDMLNGIIGYEDVDDEPSKQKSHGKAQPEQQDSRSHSSSESSADSSESSSSSSTASDSSSDNEDGEETGGAVGSPTNRLKHRAIKSMKSKQLYGETKTVPTQAQNYNFVFFDPEQHWCESCGVFPKSARDYLKHLHAEEHMNRETIETPWHVGIDHDPFPTFENAPAKRVPVRGMQFLVPANAWFCKLCSVWIGDLHCASAHLKSRLHSNKYQQYLNQNPNYEMEWQTNRERAMNQQKDHDDAKNKKTKKDEDKASKKRKKKSGDKKKKKRKHGKKSKRSTIDANSTSSSSGSSSSEEDNGQQPKKGRTEQQPISQSEKSINAASIRVAMRKQESTPTNVKPEVPCQPVVPPPPPIIKDSTVPSGRGKWTSASVEDQNKDQKNRDDTMLKQWNNVQPVISESEKKLLEQLKGRLKDKGARDQNNHKVEPTEANDEKLRRGGGRHSRSRSKRRSYSRSLSGQERYRRERERDRDRGRRRRSRSRGRHFSRSPIRSSRRSRSREGRSRRSRSRSIERVERPVVKHSEFRPRTVPERKQTDIKRDKKDAESKSKSSKPSNNTLPGGKKLPFIGKMPVFKKQSVPASSYDASAVYTNGCLEAPPPPPPPLGGATSQVALRQQAPTAAQIQMAMMEDAFGNAPPFHPDAGMMVDYDELMPDPVQFANLMTSCPPPPPPGEGSEGDAHGPEDGDQHDNENHEDVLPPGIDEAESDLVPQPLDTAAQSRDGELPKDLVEALDIIFPSDGAILEASNGNSEKQEDVTITTIVEDDAVLSVIHLQDLAKEGIHLVTINETEVSKKSPIETSEKNEKLQDLNGKSDAGVNIKLIVAEDIPMPNSPPAEPPFDDETKSKAIQKQADISEIPQPAVSPSDSEKLRRQSELDELAMLGIDSSDMAAQYAL, from the exons ATGAAATGCACTCGAGAAtgcattt CTGTGGCCCAAGAAGCGGAGAAACAAAAGGACGAGCTCAAGAAACAGCGGGCAAACTACGTCAAAAAGGTAACGCTGCTCAAGAAGGAAATGAAAGTACTTAAGGACCAGCGCGAGGACCTGGCAGCAGGCGATGCCCCACCCTCACCAACCACAAAGAATTTCATCGAAGAAAACGACCGCCTGCAG ATGCAAATTAAGAAGAAACTCGACACAATTGAAAACGTTATAGATATGCTGAACGGAATAATTGGCTACGAAGATGTTGATGATGAACCGTCTAAGCAAAAGTCCCATGGCAAGGCTCAGCCGGAACAACAGGATAGCCGTTCGCACTCCTCCAGTGAGAGTTCCGCAGATAGCTCGGAATCCAGCTCATCATCTAGTACTGCCTCCGATTCGTCATCCGATAACGAGGACGGAGAAGAGACAGGCGGCGCCGTAGGTAGTCCAACCAATCGACTAAAGCACCGCGCCATAAAATCGATGAAGTCGAAGCAGCTTTATGGTGAAACGAAGACAGTGCCAACCCAAGCACAAAATtacaattttgtgtttttcgaTCCCGAGCAGCATTGGTGCGAGAGCTGTGGAGTTTTCCCAAAGTCTGCTCGAGACTATTTAAAGCATTTGCATGCCGAGGAACACATGAATCGAGAGACCATTGAAACTCCGTGGCATGTGGGTATTGACCACGATCCCTTTCCCACATTCGAAAACGCACCTGCGAAGCGCGTCCCCGTGAGGGGCATGCAATTTCTGGTGCCGGCTAACGCTTGGTTTTGCAAGCTCTGCAGTGTTTGGATTGGAGACTTGCACTGCGCTTCTGCTCATCTCAAGTCTAGGCTTCACTCCAATAAGTATCAG CAATATTTAAATCAGAACCCCAACTATGAAATGGAGTGGCAAACAAACCGTGAGCGGGCCATGAATCAACAGAAAGACCACGATGATGCCAAGAATAAAAAGACCAAGAAAGACGAGGACAAGGCgtccaaaaaaaggaaaaaaaagag CGGggacaaaaagaaaaagaaacgcaagcaCGGAAAGAAGAGCAAGCGAAGTACAATCGATGCAAACAGCACATCGTCGTCCTCTGGGAGCTCTTCGTCGGAAGAGGATAATGGACAGCAACCAAAGAAAGGTCGTACCGAACAGCAACCAATTAGTCAATCAGAAAAATCGATTAATGCAGCATCAATACGCGTGGCCATGAGAAAGCAGGAAAGCACACCAACAAATGTGAAGCCGGAAGTGCCTTGTCAGCCTGTGgtgccgccaccgccaccgatCATAAAGGATTCCACAGTTCCTTCAGGACGGGGTAAATGGACTTCTGCCAGTGTCGAAGACCAAAATAAGGATCAAAAGAATCGGGATGATACCATGCTCAAGCAATGGAATAATGTGCAGCCTGTTATAAGTGAGAGTGAAAAAAAGTTGTTGGAGCAGCTTAAAGGAAGGCTGAAGGACAAAGGAGCCCGCGACCAGAACAACCACAAAGTAGAACCAACAGAAGCAAATGATGAAAAGTTAAGGCGGGGTGGAGGACGTCATTCTCGTTCACGTTCTAAGCGGCGCAGCTACTCTCGAAGCCTAAGTGGACAGGAACGATATCGGCGGGAACGTGAGCGAGATAGAGACCGTGGTCGCAGGCGTCGCTCACGCAGTCGTGGCCGACACTTCTCTCGTTCGCCCATAAGATCCAGCCGGAGAAGTCGATCCCGTGAGGGCCGAAGTCGACGTAGTCGTAGTCGCTCTATTGAACGGGTAGAGCGTCCCGTGGTCAAGCATTCCGAGTTTCGGCCCCGTACTGTGCCGGAACGCAAGCAAACTGATATAAAGCGCGACAAGAAGGATGCAGAAAGCAAGTCAAAGTCATCCAAGCCCAGTAACAATACCTTGCCTGGAGGCAAAAAGCTACCTTTCATCGGTAAGATGCCAGTATTTAAAAAGCAGTCTGTTCCAGCTTCCAGCTACGATGCTTCTGCTGTCTACACCAATGGCTGTTTGGAGGCACCACCTCCACCGCCACCTCCGTTGGGTGGAGCGACGAGTCAGGTAGCTCTGCGTCAACAAGCACCGACAGCTGCGCAGATTCAGATGGCAATGATGGAAGATGCTTTTGGCAATGCTCCCCCATTTCATCCAGATGCGGGTATGATGGTAGATTACGATGAGCTAATGCCAGATCCCGTCCAGTTCGCCAATTTAATGACGAGCTGcccacctcctccgccgcctgGAGAAGGCTCTGAAGGTGACGCTCATGGCCCTGAGGATGGCGATCAGCATGACAACGAAAACCACGAGGACGTATTGCCCCCAGGCATTGATGAAGCTGAATCTGACCTGGTACCGCAACCGTTAGACACTGCGGCACAATCCCGCGACGGGGAACTCCCAAAGGACCTGGTCGAAGCGCTTGACATAATATTCCCCAGCGACGGAGCGATTCTGGAGGCATCAAATGGAAACAGTGAAAAGCAGGAAGATGTGACTATCACCACCATTGTTGAGGATGACGCTGTGCTCAGTGTGATTCATCTTCAAGATTTAGCTAAAGAGGGTATTCACCTTGTAACTATTAATGAAACAGAGGTCTCTAAAAAGTCACCTATTGAAACATCGGAGAAGAATGAAAAGTTACAGGATTTAAATGGCAAATCTGACGCCGGAGTAAACATAAAACTGATTGTCGCAGAGGATATCCCAATGCCGAATTCGCCTCCAGCTGAGCCGCCATTTGACGATGAGACGAAAAGCAAGGCCATCCAGAAGCAAGCTGATATCTCAGAAATACCACAGCCGGCTGTATCGCCTTCGGACAGTGAGAAGCTTCGTCGTCAGTCGGAGCTTGACGAGTTGGCTATGCTGGGAATCGACAGCAGTGACATGGCGGCACAGT ATGCTCTGTAA